The following are from one region of the Alicyclobacillus fastidiosus genome:
- a CDS encoding histidine kinase N-terminal domain-containing protein, with translation MANAVEARVAQYLEKNKAELMKAWMARVMMDPNDPFEDEIEKNGYSMLYLLISYLRGHGIDHDRLKIFAQKVSFERLEANINIGGFVYNVNIGRSEILNHMHDFGLSIHDLHPVIYKINDCFDMFLYFAVHHYTELKNRKLEEQSSFIEQTHKDHLTILGQMSSSFVHEFRNPLTSVMGFVQLLQERYPTLEYLDVLTKELNQLKFRINQFLLVSKKGVNYKEVERFHLATACEEMLDFLYPMVVGSDAVVVREVDDSIYLSGYPDEFRQVLINIFMNSLDALSHRRAKTIHIKGRRERGAAVLTMANNGPPVPADIISSIFEPFVSTKKLGTGIGLYVCRKIIEEHHGTIECESNEDWTTFRIVIPITGVQGPAD, from the coding sequence GTGGCCAACGCGGTCGAAGCACGGGTTGCACAGTATTTAGAAAAAAACAAGGCCGAATTGATGAAGGCCTGGATGGCACGGGTGATGATGGACCCGAACGACCCGTTTGAGGATGAAATTGAAAAAAACGGATATTCGATGTTGTATCTGCTGATATCGTACCTTAGAGGCCACGGGATCGATCACGACCGGTTGAAGATCTTCGCCCAGAAGGTTTCGTTCGAGCGCCTTGAAGCGAACATCAATATCGGTGGATTCGTCTACAACGTCAACATCGGACGAAGCGAAATCCTGAATCATATGCATGATTTTGGATTATCCATCCACGATTTGCATCCGGTGATCTATAAGATCAACGACTGTTTTGATATGTTTTTGTACTTCGCTGTTCATCATTACACCGAATTGAAAAATCGAAAATTGGAAGAACAATCTTCGTTTATTGAACAGACGCACAAGGACCATCTTACGATTTTAGGGCAAATGTCTTCGAGTTTCGTGCACGAATTCCGAAATCCACTGACTTCTGTGATGGGGTTTGTTCAGTTGTTACAAGAAAGGTATCCCACGCTGGAGTATCTGGACGTCCTAACCAAGGAGTTAAACCAATTAAAGTTTCGCATCAACCAATTTCTGTTGGTGTCGAAAAAAGGTGTCAATTATAAAGAGGTGGAGAGGTTTCACCTTGCCACCGCCTGTGAAGAGATGTTGGATTTTCTCTATCCGATGGTGGTCGGGTCGGATGCCGTCGTGGTCAGAGAAGTGGACGACTCCATTTATTTGTCCGGCTATCCCGATGAATTTCGCCAGGTACTCATCAACATCTTTATGAACTCGTTGGATGCGCTCTCACACCGCAGAGCTAAGACGATACACATCAAAGGTCGACGCGAGCGCGGCGCAGCCGTGCTAACCATGGCCAACAATGGACCGCCGGTTCCAGCGGACATTATCTCATCGATTTTCGAGCCGTTCGTGTCGACGAAAAAACTGGGAACCGGCATTGGGTTGTACGTCTGCCGAAAAATTATCGAAGAGCATCACGGCACCATCGAGTGTGAATCGAATGAAGACTGGACCACTTTTCGCATCGTCATTCCGATCACGGGTGTTCAGGGCCCGGCAGACTGA
- a CDS encoding AMP-binding protein, producing MASKLVDILDVQHHAIFLVNNTLYTHLERFIKTVPADVPLFVNKTIEQRYVRELRSRRYSVVDAGNLFTFRAMLECLKKRRVAFVVLDVDQRAFQTVGSIAERLDVPIVPVHAFGTKVFARQPIVAGGQRPVWDQIQSFLLESYLGGGERGNINLFNELLEAARYYGDDWLAVKDISGRVTYKTFLLNTYVLSRRMAKALSKPAENVGVLLPNSIGNAITLFALFYLGKTPVMLNYSAGLQTISDACETAGLNTILTSKEFIEKGQLEAVEQGLSAKFRVIYLEDLRASISIADKAIGFARFVRRKKASSRENRLILFTSGSEYRPRGIVLSHDNIFANVQQTRSVIDFGTMDKMLNAMPMFHSFGLTAGAILPLLSGVQTYLYPSPLHFKRIPELAGEEGSTILFGTSSFLEKYGEFAKPSNFRTLRYAVVGAERLKAEVETYWLEKFGLQIMQGYGATETAPIMCLDTPLRHKQDSVGRFLPGIQYKLETIAGIETGGKLLIQGPNVMAGFLTHGEGYRKQDGWYDTGDVVTVDDDGFVTIIGRLKRFAKIAGEMISLNLVEQLAARCYGITDFAAVNTHDPRRGEKVILFTTDRGISLKALAEFVDRQGYSRLHIPSGLCWVPEFPLLGSGKTDYVALKQQIEANPPSV from the coding sequence ATGGCATCGAAACTAGTAGATATATTGGATGTTCAGCACCATGCGATTTTTTTAGTAAATAACACCCTGTACACACATTTGGAACGGTTCATCAAGACTGTTCCTGCAGATGTACCTCTATTTGTGAACAAAACGATTGAACAGCGGTACGTTCGTGAGCTGCGAAGCAGGCGCTATTCGGTGGTCGATGCAGGCAACCTCTTCACATTTCGAGCGATGCTTGAGTGTCTGAAGAAGAGACGAGTGGCGTTCGTTGTGCTCGACGTCGACCAACGGGCTTTTCAAACCGTCGGCTCCATCGCCGAGCGACTGGACGTCCCAATTGTTCCAGTTCACGCTTTTGGCACCAAAGTCTTTGCACGACAGCCGATTGTGGCGGGTGGTCAGCGGCCTGTCTGGGATCAGATCCAGTCTTTTCTGTTAGAGAGCTATCTTGGCGGTGGAGAGCGGGGCAATATCAACTTATTCAACGAGTTGTTAGAGGCTGCGCGATACTATGGAGACGACTGGCTCGCAGTTAAGGACATTTCCGGTCGCGTCACCTACAAGACGTTTCTTCTGAATACCTACGTGTTGAGTCGGAGGATGGCGAAAGCGTTATCAAAGCCAGCCGAGAACGTGGGTGTGCTGTTGCCGAATTCGATCGGGAATGCCATTACGCTGTTCGCCTTGTTCTACCTTGGAAAGACACCTGTGATGCTGAATTACTCCGCAGGTCTGCAGACGATATCAGATGCTTGTGAAACGGCTGGACTGAATACGATTTTGACGTCGAAGGAGTTTATCGAGAAGGGGCAACTCGAAGCCGTTGAGCAAGGTCTCTCTGCCAAGTTTCGCGTCATCTACCTAGAGGACTTGCGGGCATCCATATCCATCGCCGACAAGGCCATCGGCTTCGCGCGCTTTGTGCGACGGAAAAAGGCGTCGTCGCGAGAGAATCGGCTAATTCTGTTCACTTCGGGAAGCGAGTACAGGCCACGAGGGATCGTTTTGTCGCACGACAACATCTTTGCAAACGTCCAGCAGACGAGGTCGGTCATCGATTTTGGCACCATGGACAAGATGCTCAACGCGATGCCGATGTTTCACAGTTTCGGGCTCACCGCTGGGGCCATTTTACCGCTGCTATCAGGTGTACAGACGTACCTGTACCCGTCGCCGCTGCACTTCAAGCGGATCCCAGAACTGGCAGGTGAAGAGGGATCGACCATTCTCTTTGGCACGTCGTCCTTCTTGGAAAAGTACGGGGAGTTCGCTAAACCTAGCAATTTTCGAACGCTTCGTTACGCCGTCGTCGGAGCCGAGAGGTTGAAGGCAGAGGTCGAAACCTATTGGCTCGAGAAGTTTGGGCTGCAAATTATGCAAGGCTATGGCGCGACGGAGACTGCCCCGATCATGTGCCTCGATACGCCTCTGCGGCACAAGCAGGACAGCGTGGGAAGGTTTCTACCAGGCATTCAGTACAAACTCGAAACGATAGCGGGGATTGAGACGGGGGGGAAACTGCTGATTCAAGGACCGAACGTGATGGCTGGATTTCTTACGCACGGCGAAGGGTATCGCAAGCAGGACGGTTGGTACGACACCGGCGACGTCGTCACGGTCGACGACGATGGATTTGTAACCATCATCGGCAGACTTAAGCGTTTTGCCAAAATCGCCGGGGAGATGATTTCTCTCAACCTGGTTGAACAGCTCGCCGCGCGATGCTACGGGATCACCGATTTTGCGGCGGTCAACACGCACGACCCGAGGCGTGGTGAAAAGGTCATCTTGTTCACGACGGATCGTGGGATCAGTTTGAAGGCATTAGCCGAGTTCGTCGACAGACAAGGGTATTCCCGGCTTCATATTCCCAGTGGTTTGTGCTGGGTTCCTGAGTTCCCGTTGCTTGGGAGCGGCAAGACAGACTACGTTGCGCTGAAACAGCAAATCGAGGCGAATCCACCCAGCGTGTAA
- a CDS encoding amidohydrolase: MWMLVNANGYTLAPDGANFSALVIDGGNIVAVGATDDIRLQYGAQVDRVYDAQGATVLPGFVDSHLHLAWLGMQMNMLDLAAATSADEVLAHVRQQASMLPAGAWLLGANWDENRFVNRRMPSLEELDRAAGGRPVMLRRVCGHVVFGNRCAYQQAGLGLRPANPSDGHFGRTPSGDIDGFAYEGAATLLERGVPAMSGSELERAIARAIDSALESGITGVHSEDVRHVGSLYQTMDIYRRLQAEGKRVRVHQLVGFEALEEYREWLVEQENKRPTVDELDWLEAGAVKLFADGSLGGRTAFLQQPYHDTPTTCGTAIYTQAELNQRVADVRKFGLPVAIHAIGDGALDMVLDAMASVKAVAQRDRIIHAEVVSASLLERMTALSDRIIVDVQPRFAATDLPWVESRLGLQRMRYVCAWKSMLDAGLYLCGGSDAPVEPIQPLLGIHAAITRQLPGTSGGGLFRNEALTPYAAVKLFTHGPSYAIHREHRKGMVRSGWMADLTILDTDILHPQHLDDIPRARVLQTVVGGEIAYDRLR, from the coding sequence ATGTGGATGTTGGTCAATGCCAACGGGTACACGTTGGCCCCAGACGGAGCGAACTTTTCAGCGCTCGTCATCGATGGCGGCAACATTGTCGCGGTCGGCGCAACCGATGACATACGGCTGCAATACGGGGCGCAGGTAGACCGCGTCTATGACGCGCAGGGTGCCACGGTGTTGCCAGGGTTCGTCGACAGTCATCTGCATCTAGCGTGGCTCGGCATGCAGATGAACATGCTCGACCTGGCGGCGGCGACCAGCGCCGATGAGGTGCTTGCACATGTGCGACAACAGGCATCCATGTTGCCCGCAGGCGCGTGGCTTCTTGGGGCGAATTGGGATGAAAACCGATTTGTGAATCGAAGAATGCCGTCGCTTGAGGAGTTGGATCGCGCAGCAGGCGGGCGCCCGGTCATGCTGAGACGAGTGTGCGGGCACGTGGTGTTTGGAAATCGTTGCGCATATCAACAGGCCGGACTTGGTCTTCGTCCAGCTAACCCGTCAGACGGCCACTTTGGTCGTACGCCGTCCGGGGATATTGATGGGTTCGCGTATGAGGGTGCCGCGACGCTGTTGGAGAGAGGGGTCCCGGCGATGAGCGGCAGCGAGCTCGAGCGGGCCATCGCCAGAGCCATCGATTCTGCACTCGAGTCAGGGATCACAGGCGTGCATTCGGAGGATGTTCGGCACGTCGGAAGCCTGTATCAAACGATGGATATCTATCGCAGGCTGCAAGCAGAAGGCAAGCGCGTGCGCGTGCACCAATTGGTAGGTTTCGAAGCGCTTGAAGAGTACCGGGAGTGGTTGGTGGAACAGGAGAACAAACGCCCAACGGTCGACGAACTGGATTGGCTGGAAGCGGGGGCCGTCAAGTTGTTTGCAGATGGTTCACTGGGTGGAAGGACGGCCTTTTTGCAACAGCCGTATCACGATACACCAACTACCTGTGGAACGGCGATCTATACACAGGCAGAGCTAAACCAGCGAGTGGCAGACGTCCGCAAATTCGGGCTGCCAGTTGCGATTCACGCCATCGGCGATGGAGCGCTGGACATGGTGCTTGACGCGATGGCGTCCGTCAAAGCCGTCGCGCAACGGGACAGGATCATTCACGCGGAAGTCGTGAGTGCGTCACTGCTGGAGCGGATGACGGCGCTTTCTGACCGGATCATTGTCGACGTCCAACCGAGGTTCGCGGCGACCGATTTGCCTTGGGTTGAGAGCAGGCTCGGGTTGCAGCGAATGCGCTACGTGTGCGCTTGGAAGTCGATGCTGGACGCCGGTTTATACCTGTGTGGCGGCTCCGATGCTCCGGTCGAGCCGATTCAACCATTGCTTGGCATCCATGCAGCCATCACGCGACAATTGCCCGGCACTTCCGGGGGTGGGCTCTTCAGGAACGAAGCCTTGACGCCATACGCGGCTGTCAAGTTGTTTACGCACGGTCCATCCTATGCAATTCACCGCGAACATAGGAAAGGGATGGTTCGATCCGGCTGGATGGCGGACCTCACGATCCTCGACACGGATATCTTACACCCGCAGCACTTGGACGATATTCCTAGGGCCCGAGTGTTACAGACGGTTGTAGGCGGCGAGATCGCCTACGACAGATTGCGTTGA
- a CDS encoding ABC transporter substrate-binding protein, with protein sequence MRKRQVMAVSYALLAAVPLAVGGCNTGTANSNSSSQAGATVGGQPHEGGSITLDAIQQVKDIDPARADDTQSMEVVEQLYDQLVTFNSKATKVEPMIAKSWDISPDGKTYTFHLRDDAKFWNGDPVTAQSFIAELERVMTKSVGCPYVSYFEIIQGAQAFYDGTAKTISGASAPNKYTLVLKLTQPQPFFLKLLGMPFISAVDSSYIKQVGNDAFDSDKAMGSGPFELSSINQSQVVLKKNPNYWRTDSAGNRLPYLDQVTFNVSENAQADAMRFEAGQTAWLGWNTNGIPSAVFPTFKTNPKYSPMLVQAPEPGVQYLGMNTKIYPFTNPKVRQALEYAIDKKQILAIEGGRGEVANQPLPPSVDGYVKDLPKDVQYSYNPTKAKELLKQAGFPNGFTTTLYSSNDSDQLRIDTAIQSMLANVGVKVKVSSSTWGTFLTKNESGKTGLFWLAWMEAYPDASDFLYALFDTKQQPVDNSTLYSNAKVDAWLNQSQVEMDDAKRTKLFQQATVQIMRDAPWVPVYYPVNDFAVQPWVHNFYISPVTMDPLQQIWVDPSHAS encoded by the coding sequence ATGCGAAAAAGACAGGTCATGGCGGTATCGTACGCCCTCTTGGCGGCCGTTCCACTGGCGGTCGGCGGCTGCAATACAGGTACGGCGAACTCCAATTCGTCGTCCCAGGCGGGGGCAACGGTGGGAGGCCAACCGCACGAGGGCGGGAGCATCACGCTCGACGCTATTCAGCAGGTCAAAGATATCGATCCGGCGCGAGCCGACGACACACAGTCGATGGAAGTCGTGGAGCAACTGTATGACCAGTTGGTGACATTTAATTCGAAGGCCACGAAAGTGGAACCGATGATCGCCAAGTCATGGGACATCAGTCCGGATGGCAAGACGTATACGTTCCATTTGCGAGACGATGCGAAATTCTGGAACGGAGATCCGGTGACAGCTCAGTCGTTTATCGCCGAGTTGGAGCGCGTCATGACGAAAAGCGTAGGGTGCCCCTATGTGAGCTACTTCGAAATCATCCAAGGAGCTCAGGCGTTTTACGACGGTACGGCGAAAACGATCAGTGGTGCGAGTGCGCCGAACAAATACACGCTCGTGTTGAAGCTGACACAGCCGCAACCGTTTTTCTTGAAGCTATTGGGGATGCCGTTTATCTCAGCCGTGGATTCGTCGTATATCAAACAGGTGGGGAACGATGCCTTTGACTCGGACAAGGCGATGGGCAGTGGACCATTTGAGCTGAGTTCGATCAACCAAAGCCAGGTCGTCCTCAAAAAGAATCCAAACTATTGGCGCACAGACAGCGCCGGCAATCGCCTTCCATATCTCGATCAGGTCACGTTCAACGTGAGTGAAAATGCGCAAGCGGACGCGATGCGGTTCGAGGCGGGACAAACAGCTTGGCTGGGCTGGAACACCAATGGCATCCCGAGCGCCGTATTTCCTACGTTCAAGACCAATCCGAAGTACTCGCCGATGCTGGTTCAAGCACCAGAACCAGGCGTGCAGTACCTGGGGATGAATACAAAAATCTATCCGTTTACCAATCCAAAGGTCCGGCAGGCCCTAGAGTACGCGATCGACAAAAAACAGATCCTCGCGATTGAAGGTGGCCGCGGTGAGGTTGCGAACCAGCCGCTCCCGCCGAGCGTCGATGGGTATGTAAAGGACTTGCCAAAGGACGTGCAGTACTCCTACAACCCCACGAAGGCCAAGGAGCTCTTGAAGCAGGCCGGTTTCCCTAACGGCTTTACGACGACGTTGTATTCGTCGAACGACTCTGACCAATTGCGCATCGATACGGCGATTCAGAGTATGTTGGCAAACGTTGGTGTCAAGGTGAAGGTCAGTTCCAGCACGTGGGGAACCTTCTTGACCAAGAATGAGAGCGGCAAGACGGGACTGTTCTGGCTTGCGTGGATGGAGGCCTACCCAGACGCATCGGATTTCCTCTATGCGCTATTCGATACGAAACAACAGCCAGTCGACAACTCCACGTTGTACTCGAACGCAAAGGTCGATGCATGGCTGAATCAGTCGCAGGTGGAAATGGATGACGCCAAGCGGACCAAGCTGTTTCAACAGGCGACCGTTCAAATTATGCGCGATGCACCGTGGGTGCCCGTGTACTACCCGGTGAATGATTTTGCCGTTCAGCCGTGGGTGCACAATTTCTACATCAGTCCAGTCACGATGGACCCATTGCAACAAATTTGGGTGGATCCTTCGCACGCATCATAA
- a CDS encoding DMT family transporter, whose amino-acid sequence MGELSRAKSIGLIAALVAMWGISWPIYKIALSYTPPILFAGMRTLFGGLLLALVILPKFRAIRLKQNWSIYLISAFFNAVVFYGLQTVGLRYLPEGLFTVIVYLQPVLIGLLTWLWLKESLSVLKMLGLVLGFVGVGLISATSLSGHVSPIGILLAIGTAVGWAIGTIYVKKVGNRVDALWLVAFQCIVGGIVMTGLGLCVENGSAIVWNLPYLVGLVYGAVFGIPISWVVFFTLVRSGDASKVASFTFLVPLIAIFIGTLFLHEPFTVYLLVGLVLIVFSIYFVNRKSKRLQHR is encoded by the coding sequence ATGGGGGAGTTGTCGCGAGCCAAATCGATTGGTCTCATCGCCGCGCTGGTGGCGATGTGGGGAATCAGTTGGCCGATCTACAAGATCGCATTGAGTTACACGCCACCGATTCTGTTCGCTGGCATGCGGACACTGTTCGGGGGGCTGCTTCTCGCGTTGGTGATCCTGCCGAAATTTCGCGCCATTCGGTTGAAGCAAAACTGGTCTATCTACCTGATTTCTGCATTTTTTAACGCGGTGGTGTTTTATGGCCTACAGACGGTCGGGCTCCGCTATCTTCCAGAGGGCCTCTTTACAGTTATCGTCTATTTGCAACCGGTCCTCATCGGTCTCCTAACGTGGCTTTGGCTCAAGGAATCCCTGTCCGTCCTCAAGATGCTCGGGCTCGTCCTCGGGTTTGTCGGCGTCGGGCTAATCAGTGCCACAAGTCTGTCGGGGCACGTCTCGCCGATCGGGATATTGTTGGCGATCGGTACAGCCGTAGGGTGGGCGATTGGAACCATCTACGTGAAAAAGGTGGGGAACCGCGTCGACGCGTTGTGGCTAGTCGCGTTTCAGTGCATCGTCGGGGGCATTGTGATGACAGGCTTAGGTCTTTGCGTGGAAAATGGCTCAGCCATCGTGTGGAACCTGCCTTACCTCGTCGGCCTGGTCTATGGCGCGGTCTTTGGCATCCCGATTTCGTGGGTCGTGTTCTTTACGCTCGTTCGATCCGGCGACGCCAGCAAAGTGGCCTCCTTTACATTTCTCGTCCCGCTCATCGCGATTTTCATCGGAACTCTGTTTTTACACGAGCCGTTCACGGTATATTTGCTCGTCGGCCTCGTATTGATTGTCTTCAGCATCTATTTCGTCAACCGCAAATCGAAGCGCCTACAGCATCGCTAA
- a CDS encoding M42 family metallopeptidase — protein sequence MQALLRELTDLLGPCGHEHDVARYIAQRVRPFADEVKVDGVGNVIAMVRGASPGPTLVVSTHMDEVGFIVKKIEENGLLRFDKLGGHDDRILLAQRVRIGTDKGIVPGVIGTISAHMSKYDDPDKVRRHAKLYIDIGARDRKEVEELGVQVGDPISWATDLERIGKTRVVGKAFDDRAGCAVLIQALSDIDFTKVSGTVYAVFSVQEEVGLRGARVAAHQIEADVALAVDTTAVSDTVEEMMDDTLGLGRGPGIKVMDFSLIASVAVRKKLVALAKSNEIPYQLEVFSGIGTDAGELSAGHRGVPTGVLSIPSRYAHSPIEVIDLEDLQHTKELLVHFIEDLHPNSSFAFID from the coding sequence ATGCAAGCGTTACTTCGCGAGTTAACCGATTTACTTGGGCCTTGCGGCCATGAGCACGACGTGGCTCGGTATATTGCGCAGCGTGTTAGGCCATTTGCCGACGAGGTAAAAGTCGATGGCGTCGGCAACGTCATTGCGATGGTGCGGGGGGCCTCGCCGGGCCCGACACTGGTGGTGTCGACGCACATGGATGAAGTTGGTTTTATCGTCAAGAAAATCGAAGAAAACGGATTGCTTCGATTCGACAAACTAGGTGGTCACGACGACCGCATTTTGCTGGCGCAGCGCGTGCGCATTGGCACAGACAAGGGCATCGTACCAGGCGTCATTGGCACGATTTCCGCACACATGAGCAAATATGACGACCCGGACAAGGTTCGGCGCCACGCCAAGTTGTATATCGACATCGGTGCAAGAGACCGGAAAGAGGTCGAAGAACTAGGCGTCCAGGTGGGGGATCCAATCTCGTGGGCCACGGATCTTGAGAGAATTGGCAAGACGCGCGTGGTGGGAAAGGCGTTTGACGATAGGGCCGGTTGTGCCGTGTTGATTCAAGCGCTATCTGACATTGATTTCACGAAAGTGTCGGGCACCGTGTACGCAGTCTTTTCCGTGCAAGAGGAAGTGGGGCTGCGCGGCGCGCGCGTGGCAGCACATCAGATTGAGGCGGACGTCGCACTCGCTGTCGACACTACGGCGGTCAGTGACACGGTCGAAGAGATGATGGACGATACCCTGGGACTTGGTCGGGGACCAGGCATCAAGGTGATGGATTTCAGCCTCATCGCGAGCGTGGCTGTTCGCAAGAAACTTGTCGCGCTAGCAAAATCGAACGAGATTCCATACCAATTGGAGGTCTTTAGTGGAATCGGCACGGACGCGGGTGAATTGAGCGCCGGACATAGGGGCGTTCCGACCGGGGTCCTGTCCATTCCGTCGCGCTACGCGCATTCTCCAATCGAGGTGATCGACTTGGAGGATTTACAGCATACGAAGGAGTTACTCGTGCACTTTATCGAGGATTTGCATCCGAACAGCAGTTTTGCATTTATTGACTGA
- a CDS encoding Zn-dependent hydrolase, with amino-acid sequence MVNQERLWNRLMALGGIGKQATGGITRLSFTSEERAAKDLVRQWMNDAGLEVREDAVGNLIGCKRGTDSQAPLVLAGSHIDSVQNGGNFDGPLGVLSAVEALQCMNEAGVETYRSIEVVAFTDEEGARFRFGMTGSRGLAGKLTAQELGATDDSGVSIAEAMREWGFDPDCIAEAARPEGSVHAYVELHIEQGKILEQADLPVGVVTGLAGPLWLKFTVTGQAGHAGTTPMSMRHDALVAAAEIIQVIEQEAARQDATVATVGQVHLFPGGVNIIPGRVEFTLDLRDVNAQTRGAVEGEIRRLAQQICDDRALSLDVEILQDIAPVACSEDVQDAVYDACATVGIRTVPVVSGAGHDCMQLQELCPVGMIFVRSKDGVSHHPDEWSSPEDCATGASVLYHTLLNLASRE; translated from the coding sequence ATGGTAAATCAGGAAAGACTCTGGAACCGGTTGATGGCGCTCGGAGGAATCGGGAAACAGGCTACAGGTGGAATTACGCGCCTGTCGTTTACGAGTGAGGAACGTGCGGCCAAGGATCTAGTTCGACAGTGGATGAACGACGCAGGTCTCGAGGTTCGCGAGGACGCGGTGGGGAACCTCATCGGGTGCAAGCGCGGTACTGATTCGCAGGCGCCGCTGGTACTGGCGGGATCGCATATCGATTCGGTGCAAAACGGCGGCAATTTCGATGGTCCGCTCGGCGTACTGTCCGCAGTGGAGGCTCTTCAGTGCATGAACGAGGCGGGGGTAGAAACGTACCGCTCGATTGAAGTGGTGGCGTTTACGGACGAAGAGGGTGCACGTTTTCGCTTCGGTATGACGGGGAGTCGCGGATTGGCAGGGAAATTGACCGCACAAGAGCTCGGGGCGACCGATGATTCGGGCGTCAGCATCGCCGAAGCGATGCGGGAGTGGGGGTTCGATCCCGACTGCATCGCCGAAGCAGCCCGCCCTGAAGGTTCAGTACATGCGTACGTGGAGTTGCATATCGAGCAGGGCAAAATCCTCGAGCAGGCCGATTTGCCAGTCGGCGTTGTGACTGGGCTCGCCGGCCCATTGTGGCTGAAATTCACCGTGACGGGGCAGGCGGGTCACGCTGGCACGACCCCGATGTCGATGCGGCACGATGCGCTCGTCGCGGCGGCCGAGATCATTCAGGTCATTGAGCAGGAAGCCGCAAGGCAGGATGCCACCGTCGCCACGGTCGGCCAGGTGCATCTGTTTCCAGGCGGCGTCAACATCATTCCGGGCCGGGTGGAGTTTACACTCGACTTGCGGGACGTGAACGCTCAAACGCGCGGTGCGGTGGAGGGAGAGATCCGACGGCTGGCACAGCAAATTTGTGATGATCGCGCACTGTCCCTCGACGTGGAAATCCTACAGGATATCGCCCCAGTCGCCTGCTCGGAGGACGTGCAGGACGCCGTCTACGACGCCTGTGCAACCGTTGGCATTCGCACCGTGCCGGTGGTCAGTGGGGCTGGCCACGACTGCATGCAGCTTCAAGAGCTGTGCCCAGTTGGCATGATCT
- a CDS encoding Lrp/AsnC family transcriptional regulator — MFAELDGIDEVDLNIIKFLQEDGRMSYREIADQIGVAERTVRLRVAQLRNNDILQIVGVVNPIQVGLKMVAAIQISVAPQQLNTCIETLQEMPEVRFVALTSGEYHLMVEVVSRSHEELGDFIQNRLNRITGVEKTNVIMELKILKNQFKFVR; from the coding sequence GTGTTCGCGGAATTAGATGGGATCGACGAAGTCGACTTAAACATTATCAAGTTTCTTCAAGAAGACGGACGTATGTCGTACCGGGAGATCGCCGACCAAATTGGCGTCGCGGAGCGGACGGTTCGATTGCGCGTCGCTCAACTTAGGAACAACGATATCCTACAGATTGTGGGTGTCGTCAATCCGATTCAAGTTGGTCTGAAAATGGTCGCAGCCATCCAAATTTCCGTCGCGCCGCAGCAACTCAACACGTGTATCGAGACGTTGCAGGAAATGCCTGAAGTGCGCTTTGTGGCGCTCACGTCCGGTGAATATCACTTGATGGTCGAGGTGGTTAGCCGCTCACACGAGGAGTTGGGCGACTTCATTCAAAACCGGTTGAACCGCATCACCGGCGTCGAGAAGACGAACGTGATTATGGAACTGAAGATCCTGAAAAACCAATTCAAGTTCGTGCGATAA